DNA sequence from the Oxalobacteraceae sp. CFBP 8761 genome:
CCGCCCTGGTAGTAATCGAGGTGCACGTGCGACAGCGCATTGAGCGTGCCGAGCTTGTCGCCCACGGCAAAGCGGGTGCCGCGCGGCACCCGCACGCGCACCGCCTTGCCGGGTTTGCCATTGGCGGTTTCTTCGCGCTGGATCTGGAAGCGCGGATCGAGCGCGCGGCCTTGTGGATCGCGGCCCACGCGCATGTGGATGTAGGACAGCGGCCCCACGCTCATGCCCTCGCCGAGGTTGTTGAACCCCCAGTTTGCATACGGATCGGTCACCTTGGCCGGCAGGATCGCCAGCACGGTTGCGCCGACGTCGCCGCGCACATCCAGGCCCGCGTGGAAATGGTCGCGGCTGTCGCCGCCATATGTACCGCGCACTTCGCCCATCACGCCCACGACTTCATGGACCATGTCTTGCGGGCCAAGCGGCCAGGGCATCGGTGCCGTACGCCGTTGCAGCGGTGGGCGCGCCAGCACGGGCGCGGCTTCGCCCGCACGCGGCGGCGCCAGACGGTGCAGGCGATGGGCGTTGGCGTCGGCGACCACCAGGCTGCCGTCGCGCGCAACGGCAATGCCGCGCGGGCCGTTGAGCTGCACGGTGCCGTCGCTGCCGAAACCGTTCGGCTCAAGCGGGTGGTCGGTATCCTCCAGCGGGCGGAATTCGCCCGTTGGCGTCATTTGCAGGATGCGCCCGCCGGCACTGGCGACGATGTACAGGTAGCCATCGCGTGTGACGGCCAGGCCGACCGGGCGGCGCAGCGCAGGCCGGCGTTCGGCCTCGGGTGGCAGCGCGAGCGTGTCGACCGTGCCATCGGGCCGCAGGCGGCGCACTGCGTTGTTGCCGGTGTCGGCGATGTACAGGTTGCCATCGTGATCGACGGCCAGTGCGCTTGGGGTATCGAAGGCGGCGGCCGTGCCGGGGCCGTCGAACAGGTTCGGCTTGCCGGTGCCGGCCAGCGTGGTCACCGTGCCATCCTGGGCGATACGGCGGATGCGGTCGTTGTAGGTGTCGGCCACATAGACGATGCCGGCGTCATCCACTGCAATGCCGACCGGGCCGTTGAACTGGGCAGCACGGCCGATGCCATCCACGTAGCCGGGACTGCCGTTGCCGGCCAGCGTCGTCACGGCGCCACCCGGCGCGATGCGGCGGATCGCATGGTTGCCGGTGTCGGCCACGTACAGGTTGCCCAGGTGGTCGAGCGCGATGGCGGACGGCGTGTTGAAGGCCGCAACCGCGCCCAGGCCATCGACAAAGCCTTCCTTGCCGCCAGCCAGCGTCGAGACTGCGCCATCGGGCTGCACGACGCGGATGCGGTTGGCCTCGCCCCCGTCGGCAACGTAGATTGCGCCGCGCGGGCCAATGGCCACGCCGTACGGATCGCTGAAGCGACTGGCCAGTGCCGCGCCATCGAGCGCGCCGTCCTGACCGTCGCCAGCCAGCAGGTGCACGCGGGCAGGCCAGAACGGTTGGGTGCTGGCCACCGGGGCGGTCAGTACCGGGGTGGCGCCGGTGTGGGGTTCGACCCGGTCGGTGTACCAGAAGACGGTGCCGACGGCCAGAATGGCGGCGCCGGCGAGTGCTGCGATGAGGGGAGTGCGTTTCACGACGACGACCGGCTGATTGCTGAAGTTGCAATCTTAGCCGAAACACGTGAATGGATGGGGCGGGCAAAAATGCGAACGCCGCCGGACGAACGTCGCGGCGGCGTGCAGGTCTTGCGTATTTACGAGGCTCAGATGCGCAGGTCGTCCAGCGACTTGCCTTTGCCCAGAGCATCGACGACCCATTTTGGTTGACGGCCACGGCCGGTCCAGGTCTGGGTATTGTCCGCCGGGTTGTGATATTGCGGATTGACTTTGGCGCCGCCCGTCTTCTTGGCTTTGGTACCGCCCTTGGCCAGCAGTTCCTCGACCGAGATTCCCATATTCTGGGCGATCTCGAGAATTTGCTCACGCGCTTTCTTGACGTCTTGATGCTGGCGGTTTTTGATCTCCTTTTCGATATCGAATTGAAGACCTTTCAGTTCGGCGAGGTTATAACCCGACAGATTGATGTTTGCCATTTTGTTTCTTCCTTGATTAGGTGATTCGATTCGTTTCGAAGAGCCGCGCAGGGATTTTACTATTGAACCGCCAATTTGGAATGACAATCGTGCGCGGGGTTAATTTCGAATCAAATGGAAGGCAGAGCAACATGTAGCGCCGGTTTATTTTTCCAGCATTCTGATGTGTGCAATTTCTTGCGAAACTGCGCGCGTCACGACATCGCTCAGCGTTTCGCCGAGGCTGTTGCGAATATCGGCCGAGAAATTGGTCATTGCTTTGTCGACGGCATCGGCAATACCGTCGCGCAGGCGCTGTTCGAGCACGAAATCGATCCGCCCCTGCAATTGCTGCAGGATGCGCTCGGTAACACGTCGCTCCATGACGCTCCATTGCTCACCGCTCCAGTGGTCGACAGCGCGCCGTTCCAGTGCCTCTGGCGCATCCTCCGGTGCGGCCACCACGGGCGCAGGCGGTGGCGGGGCCTCTGCCTCAACGATCGGCGCCG
Encoded proteins:
- a CDS encoding H-NS histone family protein, translating into MANINLSGYNLAELKGLQFDIEKEIKNRQHQDVKKAREQILEIAQNMGISVEELLAKGGTKAKKTGGAKVNPQYHNPADNTQTWTGRGRQPKWVVDALGKGKSLDDLRI
- a CDS encoding gluconolaconase, with the protein product MKRTPLIAALAGAAILAVGTVFWYTDRVEPHTGATPVLTAPVASTQPFWPARVHLLAGDGQDGALDGAALASRFSDPYGVAIGPRGAIYVADGGEANRIRVVQPDGAVSTLAGGKEGFVDGLGAVAAFNTPSAIALDHLGNLYVADTGNHAIRRIAPGGAVTTLAGNGSPGYVDGIGRAAQFNGPVGIAVDDAGIVYVADTYNDRIRRIAQDGTVTTLAGTGKPNLFDGPGTAAAFDTPSALAVDHDGNLYIADTGNNAVRRLRPDGTVDTLALPPEAERRPALRRPVGLAVTRDGYLYIVASAGGRILQMTPTGEFRPLEDTDHPLEPNGFGSDGTVQLNGPRGIAVARDGSLVVADANAHRLHRLAPPRAGEAAPVLARPPLQRRTAPMPWPLGPQDMVHEVVGVMGEVRGTYGGDSRDHFHAGLDVRGDVGATVLAILPAKVTDPYANWGFNNLGEGMSVGPLSYIHMRVGRDPQGRALDPRFQIQREETANGKPGKAVRVRVPRGTRFAVGDKLGTLNALSHVHLDYYQGGTLVNALTLPFTGFVDTVTPTISRIALYDTAGKRIMAKKGQPLRLDRTLGELQIVVNAYDQVDGNLARRKLGLYKLGYQVLRADGTPLPGFEQPVITQVYDRLPRNPDAVKAVYAPTSGITVYGSASTQFDYALNNRLRDGRIETGSWRIADLAPGEYLLRIHAADYAGQVAQNSRDLAFEIE